The Schistosoma mansoni, WGS project CABG00000000 data, supercontig 0248, strain Puerto Rico, whole genome shotgun sequence genomic interval AGCCACTAAAGGATAaccaagactctccgatacaacacagcatgcaccGATCGAATCACACATGTCGaggaagctttggaggatgtaaaaacctttacatatctagacagcatcatcgatgaacacggtggatctgatgcagatatgagggcacggatcggcaaagtaagagcagcatatttataattgaagaacatctggaactcaaaacaattgttagccaacaccaagatcagaattttcaatataaatgtcaagacagtcctactgtatgggacggaaagttgaagaactacgaaagccatcatccagaagatacaggtgtttattaacagttgtctacgcaagatacttcggatccgttggtcaaacactatcagcaacgagctactgtgggagagaacaaaccagattccagccgaggaagaaatcaggaagaagcgctgtaagtggataggacacattgaggaaatcagccagctgcgtcacaaggcaagccctcactcgggatcctgaaggtcaaaggaaaagaggaagaccaaagaacacattacgccgagaaatggagacagacatgagaagaatgaacaagaattggacagaactagaaaggaaggtccagtacagagtgggttggagaatgatgatcggcggcctatactccattgggagtaacaggagtaagtaagttagtaactAAAGAATAACGCGTTGGCATCTGAAGAGAacggtagtgggttcgagtctcgcatTGATAATCAACTCTGTTATGCAGCTAACGAATCCAAAGTAGAATTTAACACGCGTCctagatcccactgctagcaaccgtacatctctgcttataatgcttgtgacttaaggcaatatcgaagcagttcacaggatgcatatatgccaataagagactgatcagttgtagtcctaaatgtCGACTGGAAGATCTGAACAACCAATGAAAACAAGAATAATTAAAGGTAATAATAGCTAATCAATAATTAAGGATAAATAAACAACGTAATAACATTAGATAATTAATACTACAGTAAAATTGAACATCTTACTTCTTACATCTAGATTATGTTGGAATCGGGGAATAATTTTAATCTAATTTAGATGGAACACAATGAATCGATCGCATTCTGCAAACATTATTATCCTTGCTTAGTATGAAATATGTTCACATAAGTATTTTGTAAATACAAATGGTTGGTCATTGATTATTAAATGATCAATATCACTTTTGTACAGTCCTCATTGCCGATTGAATGCTATCAATCAGGTTGTAATGCAGCCGCTAATTTAAGTGGCTGAAGTGGTTGAAgttagtcgacaggaaaccctggacctaggttttgtgctaTTCGACACTCGTCAGAAAGGTAGAGTTCCAATATTTGGGGATCTGATACTCCTCTTTAAGGATCCGAACGTATATCGTTACCAATGAGCTTTCGGGAGCCACTACGTTTCCCCATAGATTTTATCATGGACTGAAATTAACTAGAAGAATATCAGAATGCTGAGTactggatagttgtttcattGTATCTTTATGTCCTTTAAGAATATACACTAACAGATCTATACAAACTTTCCAGGTCTTTACCCAGTCTCAATCTATAACCTTAAAAAGGTCCTTCATacagaattatttatttcataactAGCTTTATACTGCTGTTACCATTTGATTCTTTGTTCCAACTACGTATGTATAGAGAGTTGTAGAAATACTAACATACTTTTAAATCAAGAAGTATCTCCCACTGAAAAAAATTCCCATCAGCATTGTAGCTTGCAATATTTGATTATTGATTGGGCATCTATCGGAAGAGTCGATTCATTCATATACATACAAAACATATAAGTAACCAGACTTGTTGTCTCCCTTCataatatttcaaaaaagtGTTAATCAAGTTCGAATTAGAATGTTGGATATAGTGATCACGTAGTGCAATAATTGAAATCGAGTCATACGGATTATATTTTTCCTAAGGATCCTCAATCACTCTTGTATATTATCAATAATGTGTAATAAATGTGCCAGAATATTTGGATTTGACCGTCTAATATTTCAAGAAATAActtatactcactagtgactcaTTTCAACAGgtgagaagccgtaaccagtACAGTTCAACCTGTTGGATATAAGGTAGGTTGACTGCCCAATATTACAAAATAATTGAAGTAAGACTTCCGAACCATGGAAGACCGACTCAGAGCTCTAGAGAATAGGTGCTTGCAATGAGACCTGGATGTGTGTGGCTTGATTTCTGCTCAGGCAGTGAGTGATCATTGTTGAGGAGTACCACACTAAAACATAACAACTACCTAGTACATCCTTATTTTTACTGATTGTCTGACCAAGACCAATTCGCCAactaaactatgaaaattaaaagattTAGGATAGTTTTCATGACAAACTGACAACACTGGAAGAAAGATCTTATGACAGTGAAGGCTGGACAGTCATTTTAGAATTCCTCACCAATGTGAACTCATGAAACTATACACAAAACTCACAACCTTCGGATCTCATATACATTGTGTGCAGATTACTACGTCGTGATGTTTATAAATTGTCTTACTTTGAACACTGTTGAACTAAATCAGCCGTAAATTAATAACAAAACTTGGTCATTTTATTTCGAAGTTATTCACTAACGAGGACACAATTATTGTTCAACTGGTTGAGTATGGCGATTAAATCTATATTCAAAGATATAAGAAATTTATAAAACTTAATTCTAGAAAAACTGGTTGAATAAGTTGTCTATTCTCATCTAACATTTAAAGATCTTTAAATTATCTAAACCAACATAaaccaaaaataaaaattacacaATAAATGTTAAGAACTTTAAAAATACATAAATAGCACTGACAAACTATAGAGTAATGATCGATGAACGTAAGGATAGTATATCAAcgatttgaaatattttcagtaCCATCAAAGCCTGTTAGCAGCACCAAATATATGCATAAAAATACGTAGTTTGCATGTGAAAACTGTCAATCATATTCAAAAAAACATAACAGTCCCTCTTAAAGGTATCTTAGATCATGTTTAAAATTATTACGAAGCTAGctagaaaattgtttaaattcTTTAGTTGAAATTAATGCATGAATGTGCACAATTCAAATGTTAACGCTAATAAATCATTTCCAAATAAAAATTCTACAGCATCGATGATAACGCCACATACAGTAAATcttagtagaagtagtagtagctttgttgaatattttgtgtTTCGTGCAGTACTCAGTTCTACTCTCACAATTTGTCCGAGTTCAAAGACAAAAGATTTTCGATATCCGCACACAAATGTGCATCAAATAAGTTAACTATCTGGAATCCAATTAAATGTTTGTAAGGAAATCAGCGATAGTGACATGTTCAATTTTTAACTACGTCAATTTTAACAACTTGTTCGTCGTATTGTATATTTACTGTCTAAAGTACTGTTGGGCTTTGATGCCTTTGCTTGCGTGCATCCGTTCTAATGTACTGGCGTCTCGTCCTACCAGAAGATAAAGATGTTAATGGAGTGGATTGTTAGAACCTGACAAGATAACACTTGCTAAAATTTTGAATGTCTATCCTcaactgttatatcgattgattgggtgttaatatatatgaacgtgatatgATCgcccaattagagaacagtgtttttattgatcgcccaatgatacacaaaactgTATGAGCAGTCCCGAGTACtcgtcagtcctgctttctgcctagcccagccagttaagtccagaacaccaataacagcctctgcaatatgaatcattattgacaaacatactgggtttatataccaatcaaacagaccacatcgtaccataaaatagaaaataacacttgtacaagatttggccgaatgcggctgtgaatagggggaacagtaatcaatagactgggtataactcaggaatggtaagtcgtacagtaatagtctatgggtcaaaataaagctcataataaagtGAACATTggtatgaatagttaagttacttaacaattatacaatagatatataagaactctcgtctaaattagagcgaatagtttcacataCAATAGGAAACATATATATcacattagtccataaatagtcctcggagttaccattcataattctccacgggatataacatcaACCATATCCATAATTGaatcaaaagattcaccacatccCTTATTGACAGTCTTTAGCACTCTCCTTGACACAGcaaaattttttttctcaaaagtCCAGGAAAGAATAATAGATAATATGTAGTAATTTGCAAATCGTAAAAGTAAATACGGAGCAACGTCGAAAGCATGCAGTATGTTTGGATAATAAGTCAAACGAGAAGCTTCCTTTGATACCAATAAAACATGCGAAGATCAAGAGAGATCATTcaaagattaaaacaaataaatgactTCTGATACTGTTTTTATTAACGAATCTCCATCAGTACAATTTTTATGGGATTCCAACAGAGTATTTAACTCTTATTTGGCCCTAGTAAGTGGGTAGACATTCTCAAGGCCACTTTAGCATTGCTCAAACGTCGTTCATAATTTATAGCCTCATACATTTAACtgatcgtttcatcctattatttACAACTGTACTATAATGTGGTTGACCACATTCACTCGGGTtttgatattaaaaataaaagtctACTTCTAATTTGTAAGTAGTTAAACAAACGAATTCGGATTAATGCTGGATGAAATTCCCccagccattaataataataataatgataataataattattattggattcacttagtattgtttgtttgagtcttcccatcgatgtgttaggactgcaactggccaataataataattattattattattattattatcagaaagggtttttgtggagatttagtattttgatggttgaaagcgtgagtcaattggagctagaccaccagggaaaacctggaagcactggtagatcctgggttcgaatctcccgaggcgaggttgtggatgcgcacttctgaggagtcccacaataggacgaaacggccgtccactgtttccaagtttttcctggtggtctagcttcaattgactcacgctttcaactatcaaaataataataataccttaATTGAGAGTATAGAACATAATCTTCTCGTATGCAAATTTCCGTTTTTGCCTCATTTTCTGTTTTAAATAATCGAAAGTGtgtatatacttcaaaatatcTTTAAATCAACATGTAAGTAGAGCGATCacaattaaataaatgttttagAGCAGAACTCTTAATCCTTTTCCTCTCATTACCAGGCTGGAATATGTCCCTGCAACTCTTAGGCTACTTTGTTGGAATTCAagtctccaggttttcaactCCAATTAATTCACGATATAGTTATATTCATTCCATCATAACACATGTAGACTTCGAGTCACAAATGATCCAATTCTTTTATAACATGAATAAGTGGTCTCATAATAAAGGTGAAATTGCAATTAAATTATCTTAAAATTAGTCGTTCATTATACTCTGTTAACATTTAGAAAACCCACATGAATTCAACATTCATTTTTAGGTGAAGTATGAACTCGTGTTCACAATTCTATCTAGCCTTATCATGAATATGTTCAGTTGAAAAAACGCTTTAATCAGATGTTTAGATTAAAATACTGTGGTAAtgaattatacatatatacatacatttacACTAATTTCCGAATATTACTAGTCTGATGTCAAGGCTATCCCCCCACCCACTTTTCGTTAAAGCATTGTTTGCTTGGCTGCTTATTGAATGACTTCcgaaatatttcttttcactaaGACTGAGCATGGATGACTAATATGACTAAGCTGATCGATAAAGTCAGCATTAGAAAATTATACATCTAGTTGAGTGTTTGTCTGTCTATCAACTAAGAGTGTGGCTTTGTTTCTATTAATTTGATTTTGAGCGTGGACAAACCTACTGACCATACAAATTCAGCCCGTTATTCACTTTGCCAAAAAGGTCATGACCTGGGAATTTGGCTATACGTGTATATGTGACAAAATAGTACTATGAAAACAATGGATTTGATGACAGTTCAAGAAAAAATGGAATCATTTACTAGACCAAAAATAGGCTAATTTCTAATTAGGGCTGCCTCATTTCACCACGATGAGACTAATAATAGAACACCTGTATCCATGTACGCTAATGGTCATTTTCACGTCAGTTATTCACCTAAAAATGTCTTAGGTTACCCATCCGTTTCTCAATCCTCAAAAAGTGTGTGCATATCTGTTCATCTGACAAGCGAATGACTCTATGAGAGCATAACCTTTATCTGAGATTTCTTTTTCAGCATTTATATTTATCCACCTCTGTTTGCTATGAACTCGCCAGAGTAGCACAATCGAGCATCCCGGATAAAAAACGGACTGAAATGAAATCTGCAAAAATAACAAATGCTGCACTCACTAAATAAATAACAACATGCTCGATACTACTATATGAGTAGACATGGATAGTTCAATGGATCCGTCTCATGTGCGCGTGTACTTAACTTGATTTAATTACTCAAACTCGGTTGTCATGCTCTTATCGTTTAATATTGTTCGTGTTGTGATGATCACATTCGCTATGATCTCAAGGTTATTCAGAGATATCAAACGGATATTCGTTTACTAGACAGCAACAATCATAGAAAAGGTAGTGACAAAACTTTTTTCCACATTCACAGTTTATCGGCATTCCTACGTACAATATATTTTAAGGCTGAAATTTTAAAATTGAGTAATCTATGGAACTTTCTCATTTCTTACGTTTCATGTTCTATAGATTACTCAGTTTGTCTGATGAAAACTGAAATAGCTAAACATCCTGAATAAAGTGAATAAAGAGACATTAACGTATTTGTCGTACAAGgaacaatttttttttacaatgaGTCCGTCAATAATGAATCTGTCcaaaaaaatgaacaaatttgAGAAAGCAAACACAGAAGATAAAAACGGACTTGTCTATTTCGATAATGATCCCTAACAGCTTATTTGTTCAAAACAGTAATAACTACATTGCTGAATCTCCAGCCTCTAGTAAACAATGGATTGATATAATAGTGGGAATATACTGGTCTCCTGTTGTGTTTCTGTATCATACAACCTATTCCGCTTAACTGTCTGAGAAAATCTGGTTGAAAGTAAATTTCTTTGAAGGGAGTTTCTGGCATATGTATGCACCTATGGAGAACTTTTCAGGAAAATTGCATTTTAAGAACAATTTTGAAGAAATTTCGATGTATCCACACGACACGACAAAAGGATCTCGAGATATAGAAATTTGTAGAAATCCATTTTCACATGACCAAAATTAGCTGTTTGAGACGAGGCAAATAAAAAGCACTCCATAAGACGAATTACGATGAATAATCGACAGTTTAAGCTAGTCATTACttgaataattatattattattgtaaaatgGATCGAACTTCTTTATTCCGCAAATCCTTTATAAACAACTGTGGAGCGACTCCACACTTAACTGGACCAAAACGACATATTAACGTCTGATAATCTTGATGTACTAATTACGTGACCGCATCGTATAACAGTTTCAGAATGGGAAGTATTCGAGTCAGTCAAACACTGGATCGTATCCAGTTGCTTAGATTGAATGGAACTCAACTGTGTCCATGTTACTTATTGTTTAATATATAACGGATTACCTTTAAAACCTTTTTCTGAAATGAAATTAGGACCAATGAAGATATCTCTGAAAACAAACGATCTTATGTGTTAGTAATTTCGCAATTTATGGGTATTATCGAATTCAACACtgagtaaataaatccccaccTGAGTAAAAAAACTTGTTACAATACACTGTGTCCGTACGGACTGATGATCAAGTGTTTTAAGAGAGGGGAGATGATAGACCAATCACCGTATGATTACGGCTCGAAGTCACATAAAACAAGGTCGATATCTTATAGGTCAAGCTGAAAATCATATGCTTTGTACGAAGTCCATAAATAACCTTGAGGAATCAGCCAATCATCGCTCGGGAAACATTCTGAAAGTAATAACTTATAGGAGACAGAAATTACAAAgcaatataatataaatatgaagATGGAGATTGGGCAAAAGTTGTACGCGTTCGTCTACTAAGCGATGCCTCCTAAAGTTGTGTCTGGTAAAGCTGCCAAGAAGGCCTCGAAGGTTAAGCTGCCGAAGGttgataagaagaagaagaggaggaGGAAGGAGAGTTATGCTATCTACATCTACAAAGTCCTTCGTCAAGTCCATCCTGACACTGGTATCTCGTCGAAGGCGATGTCGATCATGAACTCGTTTGTGAACGATATCTTTGAGCGCATTGCCGCAGAGGCCAGC includes:
- a CDS encoding histone H2B, putative → MPPKVVSGKAAKKASKVKLPKVDKKKKRRRKESYAIYIYKVLRQVHPDTGISSKAMSIMNSFVNDIFERIAAEASRLSHYNKKSTISSREVQTAVRLLLPGELAKHAVSEGTKAVTKYSGSK